A window of Diospyros lotus cultivar Yz01 chromosome 14, ASM1463336v1, whole genome shotgun sequence contains these coding sequences:
- the LOC127789827 gene encoding uncharacterized protein LOC127789827 — protein sequence MSGNEKTSSGPTATTTTRAVASGSNSERRNGSTGRQVERLNDRLRALEEEHHVAKRDFCKSLHEINKLMTEIRHHFHFHFLHHQSRVGVVHRLHQHGIGIGIGRGRAAGSGKAQTGAVVMIRDLRAAREEGSNIAAVCQ from the exons ATGTCCGGCAATGAAAAGACATCGTCAGGTCCGACGGCAACGACAACGACGAGAGCAGTGGCATCGGGCTCTAATAGTGAACGCAGAAATGGATCCACAGGTCGCCAAGTTGAGAGGCTGAACGACAGGTTGAGAGCTCTTGAGGAGGAACATCATGTTGCAAAACGAGATTTCTGTAAGAGCCTCCATGAAATCAACAAGTTGATGACTGAAATACGCCACCACTTCCACTTCCACTTCCTCCACCACCAATCCAGAGTTGGAGTTGTCCATCGTCTTCATCAG CatggaattggaattggaattggaagagGAAGAGCTGCAGGGAGTGGAAAGGCGCAAACAGGTGCAGTAGTCATGATCAGAGACCTAAGAGCTGCCAGGGAAGAAGGAAGCAACATAGCAGCAGTATGTCAATGA